The Sorangiineae bacterium MSr11954 DNA segment TGCCGTCCGCGGACCAGGCGTTCGGGTCGAGCAGGAGCCGTTCCGTCCCATTCCTGCCGTCCTTCCACCAGAACGCTCTCTTTTCTTGCTTGGGTTCCTGCTTCCACCAGAAGTACCGATTGCCACGCTTCTGCAGCCCTTCGACTCGTTCTACGGACAGCAACTCCCGCATGCGCGCGGCGATTGAGGCTCTCTCCGGCAACACGGAGAGCGTTGTACGCGTCAGCTCGTCTTGCTGCGATATCCAGCGCACGACCTCGGGCGAGGTTGCATCCTCGAGCCATCGGTAGGGATCTTCGACGACATTTCCGAACAGCAATTCGCGAGCCCCCTCGACACGTGTCGCGGGGTAACGGATGGCGCTCGATCCACTCGACGAAGCGGACGACACTCGGAGAGGCGGCGTCGACCGCACGCGCGTTCCACAGCCGTAGGCCAATAGGGCGCACAGTAGAATGCAACCGGCAAAACGCATCGGATCTCCTTGCGGATTCAATGGTCTGGTAACAGTGGGCCGCACAAGGACCTCCTACGCTGTGAGGCACGAGCCGCCGAGACGCTTCCCGAGTGAGCCGGCCATCGACCAAGCACGCGATCGTACATCTCACATGCGCGCTTCGAATCGCCGGTGCGTTCGAGCAACGAGGCAAAATCGAGCAAAGCGTGCGTGTGCTGCACGAGATCCTCGAGCGCGTTGCACGAGGCCGCCGCTCGTTCGAAGTAAGGTCGTGCCTCCACGTGGCGGCCCATAAGCATGTACACGCGACCGATCGCCCCATCGTGCCAGAACCACCGACCGATTCGGTGCAGAATCGGCAAGTACTGCGGGAGCACGTCGAGGGCTTCTTTTGCGCTCGCTTCGGTCGCCGCAGGCATGGCGAAGTATTCGAGCCACTTTCGAGAATGGCTATCCAGCATGCCGTCTCGATCCGTCACGACGGCCAAGCGGGCGTTGCGCTGTTCGAGCCATTTGGGCCAAGGGACGAGGCCAAGGCGCGCACCTACGGACACGAGGTAGAGAACGTTGTCACCACCGTAACTGCTGCGCATCAGACCGTGCCGCCGGGCGATGTAGGCGTCGAGCGCCTTCGTTGCATCGGCACGCTGCCCGACTTCCGCCTTGAGCAGCATGCTGTAAAGCGTGTAGTCGAACTGCTCTTCGTCGTCATCGACGTCAGCCATCAACTTACCGAGTTTGGCGTCGAGCTTGACCGCCTCGCGCAGGCGACCTTCGAGCAACGCCATGCGAATCTCGGTCCGCACGAGATTCCGTTCCATCGCAGCTCCATCCGAGAATCGCGCCCATCGTTCCAGAACCGGGCGAATCTCGCTCGGGCTCACAGCCATACCCTGCAAGTCGTACGCGAGGCTGAGATACGTCCCCGCGCTGTTCGGGAAAAGAGAGAGTGATCGGCGCAGCACGCGTTCCGCGCCCGCGCATCGCCCTTCGTTTTGTTCGAGCTGCGCCAGCAGCGTCGCGCACCCCGTTGCGGCCGGGTAGCCCTCGAGGCAGCGTGAAAATGTTGCACGCGCGCTCTCCACGTCGTCGCGGAAGCTCTGAGCGGTGCCGAGCTCCGAGAGGACCACGGCTGGCGCGTTCGCATCCTTGCCGAGGGGTGCCAGGAGATCATGAGCTTTTTCGATCTCTTCGGTACGCATCAGCATTTCCGCGAGACCCAGATGAATCGGGAGATCGTCGGGCGCGTTCTGATGGAGCGTCGCGAGCCGCTCGGCGGACAGCCGAAAGTTCGGCGGCACCGTCATCGCCGGCGCGACCGCCTCCAGATATGCAGATTCCAACTGGGACAACCGGTCGCGCCCCTCCTGTGCGTGAACGAAATGTGAACGCGCCTCGTTGTCCGGCCAAAAGGGTGTGGCGACCACAATCGCCAGATGAGCCGCTGCATCATTCTCGTTGCTGCGCAGCGCGGCGCGAGCTTCCTCGCGCGCCCGATCGACGTTTGCGTCGAGCCATGCGCGACGCGAGACCTCGACGTGAGACGAGACTTCGGGCGTGCGCGCCCGCGCCGCTTGATGGGCGTTCCCCGCGTCCGAGGGGCCGGAAGCAGGAGCTGGGCGCATGAACCTGGACGTGGCGCCCGCGACGGCCAAAGTCAGTGCGAGTACCCCTGCCCCGATCCACACGAACGGCATCCGCTTTCGCTGGCGTTCTCCGCGAGCGCCCAAGACGGCGAACTGCGACCCGCGCGGCGAGTGAAGTATCGTGGATTCGATGCCGCCCGTGGTGCGTGGTGGCGGCGCGGGGTGTTGCGTGGTCGCAAAGTGAAGATTGTCGTCCGTCTCGGGTTTCTCCGAGACGGACAACCGCGGCAGGTTCGTCGGTGGAAGCCCCAATTCCGCCTCGCACGCGGCGGCAAGTGCAGTCTGCATCGATGCCGCATCGGGAAAGCGCGCGCTCTTGTCGAGCGAGAGCGCACGGTCCACGACGGCGCAGATTGAAGCGTGGACCCACGGTGCGACGGTTCCAAGCGGCGACGGGCTTCGCGTTGCGGCGAGGACGACCAGTTCGCCCGCGGACTCGGCCTCGTGGACCGGCCTCCCGGCAAGCAGCGTAAACAGAGTCGCACCGACGCTCCAGAGATCCGTTCGACCGTCAATCTCTCGAATTCGCCCCAGTGCTTGCTCGGGTGCCATGAATGCGGGTGTTCCCATCGCGCGTCCCGAACGCGTGATGGACGTAGATTCGTTGGTCTCGAAGAAGCGCCCAATGCCGAAATCGAGAACGCGCACCGTGCCATCGCGCATGACGAAGAGATTTTCGGGCTTGATATCGCGATGGACGATCTTCGCCGCGTGGGCCGCGCGGAGCACGTCGAGAAGGTCATGGCCAATGATGGCCACCTCTTGGGCAGGGAGCTTGTTGCCGCTCCGTCGTCGGGCTCGAGCGCGCACCGTCTCACCAAGGAGAAGCGGCATGACCAAGAAGATGCAGCCGTCCTCCGCCACGTCGTCGTCGGTCACCGGGACGACCCCTGGATGCCGAATCGTATTCGCAAGAAGCGCCTCGCGTCGGAAGAGTCGTTCGACCTCGGGATCCGCGGAAAGGCGCTCGTGGAGGACCTTGATCGCGACCTCGTGACCGTTTCGATGCACGCCCGCGTAGACGGCGGCCATTCCGCCGATCCCGATCAGCCGGTTAATGCGATAGCGACCACAAACGTTGGAGCCGATGCGTTGCAGCGCGCGAGAACTGATTGAATCGTCGGGCAACGACGCCATCATCCGCTCGTGAGAATGCCGAGGACGCCCCACACCGTCAAGGGAGCGGTTGGCGTGCATCGCCCTAGCAGTATGCGAAGGAAATGGCAACACTCTGAGCAGATGTCGATCGGGCCCGTTCGCGAGCGCTGAATCGTCACGCCTCGGTAAGCGCCGTGCATGCATGAGCTTCAGCGCAATATCGCGACGAAGCGACTTTGTTCAATGCGCGAAGCTGGTGAGGTGACGACAAGACAGTCATTCCAAAAGAGGAGATCGTCGTACGCGCGTGAGGCAATTCCCATATCGTCCTAGTCTGCTGACTGCGATGTCTGGCTCAACGGCTCGTCTGATTGTCGTCCAAGGCCCAAATCTGGGCGCAGAGCTCATGGTCGATCACACCGTAAAAACGGTGGGACGGGCGCTCGAAGCCGATCTGACGTTGAGCGACCGCACGGTCTCCCGGCATCATTTCCACGTGTTTGCGACGGACGAGGGAGTCCAGGTCCGGGTCTGCGACACCGCGGCTGCCGTCCTGCGCTCAGGGCGCGAGGTTCGCGATGCCGTCGTGGGCATCGGTGATTCGATCGTCGTGGGCAACACCGTCTTGTTCGTCGACGCCGCGACTCGACGGGGCGAAGCTTCCCCGGCGCCCTCACAGGGCGACGGCGCCACGACCACCGTCGGCTCGCTTTTGACGGGCGTGGCGACCGACGTTCGAGGGCTTGCGGCGGTATTCGCGCTGAACGCGGCATTGATGGCAGCGTCGGACGTGCAGGCCATTGCGGCCGTTCTCGGGTCCTGGGCCGCGACGAACGCCGAGTGCGAAGCCTTCGAGATGGTCACCGTACCGGGTGAACAGCCCACGCTGACCGAGCAGAGCCCCGTCTTCGAGAACGCGAGCGCGCACGGAGGTACACGGCTCCTCGTGCCCGCGCACGGGACGCCCATGGGTTGGATTGCTTTTACAACGAGGCTGCCGCCCGCGCGCGTGACCGATTCGCTCCGTCGACTCCTCGTCATCGCGGCAGCCCTCTACGCGTCACGGCACACCCAATTGTCCGCACTGCTCGCCGTCGCGGAGGACCGTGAAACCTTTCGGAGGCAAGCAGTCGGTAGCGCCCATGCGTTCCTGGGATCGTCGCCCGCGACGGAACGCCTCGCGCGGATCATTCCGCGGCTTGCTACCTCGGACGCCACGGTGCTCTTGCTCGGGGAGACGGGGGTCGGAAAATCCTTCGTTGCACGATTGATCCACGAGTCGGGACCTCGCAAACACGAGCCCATGCGCATCGTCAACTGCGCATCGATTCCGGAGAATCTCATCGAGAGCGAGCTGTTTGGGCACGAACGCGGCGCCTTCACGGGCGCCGTTGCCGCACAACCTGGTGCGTTCGAGGCCGCGGGGCGTGGGACCGTGTTCCTCGACGAGATTGGCGAGCTTCCGCTCGTGAGCCAGGCGAAGTTGCTGCACGTGCTTTCGGACAAGCGCTTCACGCGGCTAGGGACCCACCAACCTCTAGCGTTGCAAGCGCGCATCCTTGTCGCGACGAATCGGGATCTCGAATCGATGGTGGCCGCGGGAACGTTCCGCAGCGACCTCTTTTTCCGCATCTCGGTCGCGAAAGCCATCGTTCCCCCGCTTCGCGAACGCGGCGAAGATCTCGCGCTCCTGGCGAAGAGTATTCTTTCGGACCTCCTGCCAAACGCGGGTCGTCGAATCGACGGCTTTTCGCCGGAAGCGCTGGAGGCCATTCGCCGCAATCCTTGGCCCGGCAACGTGCGGGAGCTGCGAAACGCCATCGAGCACGCCGTCGTCCTTGGTGATGGCCCCAGGATCACTCCCTCCGACCTTCAGCTCAATGTGGCAGGGAAACAGCCGGGGCGAAGCCCCCATCTGGATGCCTTCGTGGTGCAGCTTCCTGCAAATCTCGAGTGGCTCGAGCGCCAAGCGATTGAGGCCGCGTTGCAACAAACGGGCGGGAACCAGACAAAGGCGGCCGCGTTGCTGGGGATCAATCGGCATACGTTGGCGAACAAGCGGCGTGAAACATCGGGCAAGTAGTTCCCCGCTCTGAAGCGGGTAGATGCTCCCGGTTGGGCGCGAGCCAACATCGCGCACGCTTGCGAGCACGTGAAAGATGTTCATCCCGTATCGGTCAAGAAAGTGCCATTTGGTCAAATCGTGACCAATGTGGCGTGTCCGCCAACCGACAGTGTATTTTCCGTAGGAGAGACGATCGTGGAGGAATTGGAGTGGCCGAATCTTGGCCATACGACATCGCGGGCATGGTCCCCGCCCCTTCTGCATTCCGCGAAATCTAGAGATGGCTTGACCCTTGCTTTTCAGGAGCGTCGAGCGCCCCTCAGCGAACCGCTTGACCCTTCCTCCATCCACCACCCAAAGAGGGGCGCTCTTTTTTGTCATGGTTCGAGCAACCACGAAACCTTGGCGCATCCGGAGGCGCCGACCTCTGGCTCCGCAGAACACGACGAGGAGCTCATGAACGTGAACGAGAGTGGTGTGTATCTCGCGCCCAACCCAGGATTCGTGCCCCATTCGTCCAAGGACCCGTGGCCGATCCCCGTGCTGCGCGCGACCGCCCCCGGAGAAGGTGCGGGCTATCGAACCCATGAACTCGAGCTTGCCCTCGAAGACCTCGCCTTCTGCGTCTTTGGAGCACGAGAATCGGCTGTACCTGGCAGGTATGTTCACGGAAGCGAAGGTTCTCGCGGAATGGCGACGTGAGGTACGGCTCGCGGCGGAGACCGTGTCCTGCTGGAACAAGCGACAGCGCCCCGAGGCTCGGACGTGACGTATCTCGTCCGCGCTTTCTCGGACGTTGACGAAGGATTCCGAACGATTCCATTTGTCGGACCTGATGGGGGCCCGCCATAGCGTCGATCGATACGTAGCTTGTGCGCGAGCTTCGCGACGAATCACTGCTGCCAAAAAGAGGGCGGTGGTGACAATCCCAGTTCGGCCGAAACGCCGAATTGTTTCCTACGTAAAGCTCGCGAGCCAAGAATGAATTTCACCTTGCAGACGGAATCCGTGGTCAAAGTGAAGACCGATCGAGCTGCCGATTGAGTGATTTAATTCATTGTACAGCGTCCCCATTTAACATATATCAATCTTGGGTCACTCACATCGTGTGGGCGCGCCAGAGTTTCGTCTACGATCCGCTCGGTTCTGCGACGCCGCTGAACCTTGGCTGCCTTTATGGCGTCTGCTTTTTAGCTCAATCGTCACATAGATAGCTTGTAACCCAGTTTCGTCGCACCGATCCCGGTGGACGGAGGGGGAATAGGTCATGAATGAAGCCCGGTGGAAACGAGGCATCGTTGCGCGCACGTTGTGCATCGTCCTGAGCGTTCTGCTCATTTTCACGGGGCCTCTCGAGGAATGGGCGCGCGCTGCAGCGATTCAAGAAAGTGCGCGGGCGCGCGCCTCCGGAAGGGCCACCGAAGCTTCCGAATCGTCTCCGAGTCCGCGGATTGCTCCGAGCTCGGACGGCGTGCCCATGCGGGAGCAACGGAGCGCACCACATGCGGCCGCCGTGTTGCCCGTGCCGCTTCTTCCCACATCGGTATCGCAATCGGGAGCAAGCGCGGGCACAGATCCGTGGACGCTGTTCGATGGCCGAGCAAGCACGGCCATCGAGGCGCAGCCGGGCGAAGGTATCCGGTTCGAGGTCGTCCTCGAGGGGCCGACCAAGCTCGCCGCGCTTTCGTTCCTTGGGCCCACCGAGGGCACCGTAAGCGTTTTTTCGCAGGGTGATGGGTTCGAGCTTCGCCCGATTGCCGGGTGGACCAATATCGCGATCCGGGCGGCTGCGGGGACGTGGAAGAGGCTCGACACCCGCGACGAGATCCCGGCGAAGCGTTTGGTCGTCCAGTGGACAGGAAAGACGCCGCGCGGGCCGAGCGAAATGGGCCTTTGGGGGTTCACATTACCCCGGCATGGGGTGCCCGACGCGGAGCTGGCCGACCGCATTCTATCGGACGCAGCGCCGGGCGCCGTCGCGGTTCGGGCGACGCCGAACGAGGGGCACATCGCCCGTGTCGCGCTCCACTCCAGCGAGGTCAATCGGCCTGCGCGCTTTCGCGCCATGCTCCCAGGTGAGCCGCGTTCTTGGTCGCGAGCGTTCCTCGTGTACGAGCTGGCCGGCCTGCGGCACTGGCGTGAAGTCGTGCGTCAGATCAACGGGCTCTCCATTCGCGGCGAAGCATGGTCGCCCAGCGCCAACGGCTCGAGCACGATGGGAGGAGGCCTCCAGGTCGAGGAGGTTGACCCGTCATGGCTCCATTCAGGCGACAACGAGATCCAATTTTTACCACTACCCGGTCTGAACGCGCCCGAGTACGCCGTGCGGCATGTGCGCATCGTGGGCGTGCCCCTGGCGCGCGTCGTGGAGAATCCACCCGTGCACGCGGGTGAGAAGGATCGACGCATCGTGCTGGAGTCTCCTTCCCAAGTGCACGATCTGGTGTTCGAGCTCGGCAAGGCCACGGACGGGCACATGCTCGTCCGGGCCCCCGGAGCCAAGATGGTGCCGGTGCAGATCGACCTGAAGGGGCTCGAAGCGGGTTGGCACCGGGTAGACATCGGGCGCTTGCCGGTGACGCATACCATTGCGATCACGCTCGACGGCACGAAGACGCCTTCTCGACGCTCGCTCGAGAGCATCGCGCATGTTGTGTCCGACGTTGCCGTCACGGCCAGCGCCATTCCGCGCGAGAGCGATGAGCAACGTATCGCCGTGAGCTATCCACTGCATGGTGAGTGTGTCGACCACTACGCCGATGTTCGCGGGTTCGTGAAGACGTTGGCGCCGTCGGACGGTATCGTTGCGTTGGCGGCGAATGGGCGCGAGGTCAAAACCGCCCTCCGCGAGGACAAGAGCTTCGCCCTGGTGGTGCCCGAGCCCGACTTTTTCGTCGGTCGTGCCTGGGACGTCACCTTGCAGGCGACCCTCTCGAGCGGAAAGCGACTCCAGCGCTCCGTGCGCGTCGGACCGTGCCTCGATCCTGCGGTGAAGAGCGATGCGAGCATGCTCGAAGACGACGGCGCGCCGTTCGGCGAGGTCGTCCGCGCGGGAGAGGCCAAGGCCATCACTTTTGGCGGCGCCAAGCTCGAAATTCCCGCGGGCGCGGTCGACAAGGACGTGCGCATCACCGTGCGCCCGTTGGTTGCCGGTCAGATTCCGCGGATGTCGCACGGCATGGCCAATGTCACGCCCGAAGGGCGCGCATTTCGCTTTGGTCCGCACGGGTTGAAGTTCAAGAAGCCGATTGCGATCACGCTGCCCTACGACCGAGCGTCGCTCGGCGAAGGGATGCACGAGCGCCACATTTTCGCGTTCTATTACGACGAGCCTCTCGGCAAGTGGCAGCGCATCGGACGCGTTGGCGGCGCGGGAAATGGCGAGCTCACGAGCCTCACGGAGCACTTTACCGACTTCGTCAACGCCACCTTGGCGATGCCCGATTCGCCCGGTCCCGTCTCCTTCGACCCAAACGAGATGAAAGGGATCAAGCTCGCCAGCCCCTCCGCAGGCGTCGACTTAATCGCGCCCCCGCAGGCCAATGCATCCGGCTCGGCGGCGCTCGCCTACCCCATTGAAGTGCCGCCCGGACGCAACGGCGTCGCACCACAACTGGCGTTCACGTACAACAGCGCGCGAACCAACGGATGGCTTGGCGTCGGTTGGGACGTGTCGCTATCGAGCATCGAAATCGATACGCGATTCGGCGTGCCCACCTACGGAGCCCCCGAGCTCGCGGCGCTCACGAAGGCGGATACCTACCTGCTCGACGGAGAGCAACTCCGCGCCACCGGCGAGGACTCGTTCGTGCGACGCACGGAAGGACGCTTCGATCGCATCATCCGAAAGCGCGATGGGCAGGGTTGCGTGACCGGCTGGGAGGTCACGGATAAGAGCGGAACCATCTCCACCTACGGTGGCCAAGACCGTGCCGCCGTGCTCGCGGATCCCGACAACCCGTGCCGCGCATTTCGTTGGGCACTTCGCTCGGTCCGAGACACCTTTGGCAACGTCATGAGCGTCACGTACGCGAAGGATTCCGGCTCGCTTGGGGACCCATTCGTCGCCCTCTACCCCGAGTGGATCGATTACGCGTCGAACGCGTCAGGTCTTTCCGCCCCGTACCACGTGCATTTCGTACGCGACGTGGCCGACGCGCGGCCCGATCGAATTTCCTCGGGCCGTCCTGGCTTTCTCGAACGCATACGCCATCGTCTCGATCGCATCGAAGTGCTCTACCAAGCGACGGTCATCCGGCAGTACCAACTTGGCTACCTCCCCGATTCGGTCGAGCACTTTCACAAAAGCCTCCTTGGCTCGATTGCCGTCCTCGGGCTCAAAGGCCCCCAGGGCGCGAGCGAGCTCGATCGGCACTCCTTCGAGTACAAGGCCGCACCCCAAATGTCGCCCGGGGGGAGCATCGACGGCTTCGATCCGAAGATTCCTTGGGGGAGCGTCCCGACCGATGATCCGCTCACGCGCGGCAACGATTCGCTCGGCGGGCTCCGTGGCGAGGTCGGAATTGGCTTCGGGCCGTTTGCCGCCACCGTGAGCGCGGGCGGGACGAGCGGCGGCCAAACGACGCACCGAAGCCTGATCGACTACAACGCCGATGGTCTCCCGGACTTCGCCGTCGACACGGGTGCAGCCGCATTCAACTTCCTGCGACCGGGGCTCAGCGTGCGCAATCCCAACCCCAATCGCATCCATCTTCAAGAGGCAGAGCTCAAAGGACTCGAAAGCCTCGGCCATGCGGGAAGCTCCGGGTGGATGGTCGGAGGGCAGATCGGCATCCAGGGCGGTCCTGGCGTGGGCGCCTCCTACAGCCGAACGAGCACGGAAGACGACAAGATCTTCGCGGACATGGATGCCGATGGCCTCGTGGACTTCGTCACACTCGAGGACGGCTTCGTCTCGTGGCACCAAAACCTCGGCAAGGGTCAATTTGCGGGCGGCGCGCGATTGGGCGGTGCGCTCAACCCCAGTGGGAACAAGCCCGACGGGGCCATCGCAAAACAAGCTGCGCGAGCAGGGTTTCGGCGGGTTTCCCCGCTCCTTCGCTGGACGGCCCCGTTCACGGGGACCATCGTCTTCGCGGGGGAGATCCACAAGCTTCGGGCGGGTGGGAATGGCGTGGTCACCGCCGTCTACCACGGCAAAGGAGGGACACCTCCAACCACGCCCCGAACCCTCACGCGCGTCTGGGAACGGTACTTCGCTCCGGACGATCTGAGAACGTGCGTGCCTTACAACTCGACCCAGGGATGCGTCCCGGGTGCGCAAGGGTTCTCGCTCGACGTCGAGCGCGGGGATCGCATTTACACCACCTTGACCCCGTTTCACGATCCCAATGGTTCGGACCAACAGTTCACGCTCGAAACACAGTTCAACGACACCGAGTGGAACCCAACCATCCGCTACGAAACGTGTGACCCCACCCTGATCGAGCCGTACGGCGCGCCCGTTTGCGTCTTTTCGCAGAAGAACGATCACCGGGTTGCGGGGCAACCGAAGATGACCTGGACATCGGCTTTCGGGGACGCCGAGAGCGGACCGATTCCCGTCCACATCGAGGGGCTTCTTGCCAAGGCGACCACGTCCGACGACGTCTACTACTCCATCATCAAAACGAACCAAAACGGGGACCGCATCGAGGACGTCGTGGAGCCCACGCTCCTGGCCGGTGGCAGCGCGTTCAACCTGCCCATTTCGGTCGATACCCCGATGCTCGAGGGGCAAGGGCTCGAGTTTCACATCGTCTCGCAGACGCCCATCGATCCAGCACGCATCCAATGGGTGCCCAAGGTCACGTATAAAAAGTACTGCAAGGTCGACCCCGAACAGAAGAAACGCGTCTGCGGAGACGTTACCTGCACGACGAGCGCCGAGAACCAGACCGTTTGCACGATGGCGGGCGATCCGGTGCCGGGCGCGGTGATCCCGCCCGATCTCGTCTCGCAAGCCATCACGGTCTTTCAGACCATTCCCCAGATGGACACGCCGAGCGCCACGAAAACGTACATCGTACCAACGGGCGGAACGCTGAAGGTCCATGCCAGCGTCGCGCTGCAGGACGAGAACGGACCTTCGGCCACCTTGTTGATTCAAGGTGTCCACCGCCTCTACGCCAAGAAGTACTTCGATCCCGGAAGTACCGGCAGCTTCGATGTCATCGTGAACGCCGCGGCGGGTGACCGGCTGTTTGCCACGTTGGTGATGGATGAACCGACCACGAAGTTCCAAGCCGGCGCGTACCTGCCCGACAGTGGCACCTTCATCCCCATCACGGTTCAATATCCGGACCACACCTTCGATGGGAAGGAGCCGGACGGTAAGCGCCCGCTCGACCCGATGGCGGGAGGATTCCACCGTTGGTTCACGGGCTTCTACAACGGCGACACCGATTTTGCGGAGAGCGGGATCCTCTTTCCGTTCAACGCCGACGGCACCTTCCGTTCCAACCCGCCGAGCTTCCAACTTGCGGCGCCACGCCGATTGGCCCCGGAACCCGCGTGGGAAGGCCCCGGCAACGCGTACATCCTTGCCGGGCAGCAAAGCTGCTCACGTGCCAATCTGGGTGGTGGTTTTGGGAGCTCGGGCAAGCTCAAGTCCCTGCGCGCTTCCACGACGTGGAACGTCGGTTACGACGCGAACATCGTGGTCGCCGGCGCAGGTGCCAGCCACGGCCAATCCAACGGCGATCACGATTTCTTCGACTTCAACGGCGATCGCTACCCCGATGCCGTTTCGCTCGATGGCGTGGTGCAGTTCAACGACGGTCAAATCAAGAACGGCCTCGGCGGAGGGTTTCTCGCTCCGGTGGGGGTGCCCAATTTGGGGAGTCTCGACACGCTTCGGCGCGTCAACCACGGCTCCGCCAATGTACGCACGGATGCCGTGGGGAAATTGCTCGCGCACGTGGTCGGGGGTGACGGCGGGCTCTTGAAGTCGATGTTGCAAGGGTTTGCCGTGGGCGCCGACTACGGGCAGTCGGCCACATCACACGAGTGGACGGACATCAACGGAGACGCGCTC contains these protein-coding regions:
- a CDS encoding Rhs family carbohydrate-binding protein; translation: MREQRSAPHAAAVLPVPLLPTSVSQSGASAGTDPWTLFDGRASTAIEAQPGEGIRFEVVLEGPTKLAALSFLGPTEGTVSVFSQGDGFELRPIAGWTNIAIRAAAGTWKRLDTRDEIPAKRLVVQWTGKTPRGPSEMGLWGFTLPRHGVPDAELADRILSDAAPGAVAVRATPNEGHIARVALHSSEVNRPARFRAMLPGEPRSWSRAFLVYELAGLRHWREVVRQINGLSIRGEAWSPSANGSSTMGGGLQVEEVDPSWLHSGDNEIQFLPLPGLNAPEYAVRHVRIVGVPLARVVENPPVHAGEKDRRIVLESPSQVHDLVFELGKATDGHMLVRAPGAKMVPVQIDLKGLEAGWHRVDIGRLPVTHTIAITLDGTKTPSRRSLESIAHVVSDVAVTASAIPRESDEQRIAVSYPLHGECVDHYADVRGFVKTLAPSDGIVALAANGREVKTALREDKSFALVVPEPDFFVGRAWDVTLQATLSSGKRLQRSVRVGPCLDPAVKSDASMLEDDGAPFGEVVRAGEAKAITFGGAKLEIPAGAVDKDVRITVRPLVAGQIPRMSHGMANVTPEGRAFRFGPHGLKFKKPIAITLPYDRASLGEGMHERHIFAFYYDEPLGKWQRIGRVGGAGNGELTSLTEHFTDFVNATLAMPDSPGPVSFDPNEMKGIKLASPSAGVDLIAPPQANASGSAALAYPIEVPPGRNGVAPQLAFTYNSARTNGWLGVGWDVSLSSIEIDTRFGVPTYGAPELAALTKADTYLLDGEQLRATGEDSFVRRTEGRFDRIIRKRDGQGCVTGWEVTDKSGTISTYGGQDRAAVLADPDNPCRAFRWALRSVRDTFGNVMSVTYAKDSGSLGDPFVALYPEWIDYASNASGLSAPYHVHFVRDVADARPDRISSGRPGFLERIRHRLDRIEVLYQATVIRQYQLGYLPDSVEHFHKSLLGSIAVLGLKGPQGASELDRHSFEYKAAPQMSPGGSIDGFDPKIPWGSVPTDDPLTRGNDSLGGLRGEVGIGFGPFAATVSAGGTSGGQTTHRSLIDYNADGLPDFAVDTGAAAFNFLRPGLSVRNPNPNRIHLQEAELKGLESLGHAGSSGWMVGGQIGIQGGPGVGASYSRTSTEDDKIFADMDADGLVDFVTLEDGFVSWHQNLGKGQFAGGARLGGALNPSGNKPDGAIAKQAARAGFRRVSPLLRWTAPFTGTIVFAGEIHKLRAGGNGVVTAVYHGKGGTPPTTPRTLTRVWERYFAPDDLRTCVPYNSTQGCVPGAQGFSLDVERGDRIYTTLTPFHDPNGSDQQFTLETQFNDTEWNPTIRYETCDPTLIEPYGAPVCVFSQKNDHRVAGQPKMTWTSAFGDAESGPIPVHIEGLLAKATTSDDVYYSIIKTNQNGDRIEDVVEPTLLAGGSAFNLPISVDTPMLEGQGLEFHIVSQTPIDPARIQWVPKVTYKKYCKVDPEQKKRVCGDVTCTTSAENQTVCTMAGDPVPGAVIPPDLVSQAITVFQTIPQMDTPSATKTYIVPTGGTLKVHASVALQDENGPSATLLIQGVHRLYAKKYFDPGSTGSFDVIVNAAAGDRLFATLVMDEPTTKFQAGAYLPDSGTFIPITVQYPDHTFDGKEPDGKRPLDPMAGGFHRWFTGFYNGDTDFAESGILFPFNADGTFRSNPPSFQLAAPRRLAPEPAWEGPGNAYILAGQQSCSRANLGGGFGSSGKLKSLRASTTWNVGYDANIVVAGAGASHGQSNGDHDFFDFNGDRYPDAVSLDGVVQFNDGQIKNGLGGGFLAPVGVPNLGSLDTLRRVNHGSANVRTDAVGKLLAHVVGGDGGLLKSMLQGFAVGADYGQSATSHEWTDINGDALPDFVFRDPSSPNHFTVRLNYGYRLGNAIPWTAEGWQNGKIVPAAFDEVSGSILESVAETFGAIRGANGVRLQDSGSVSAGINAVVAGGGVTYNVSRTLVDMTDVTGDGLPDQVMLRPGENALRVRQNLGDRFDGNEVIWNVPSWGISDSGKFSFLGGIDDGIHVRRSTTYSADFHFRICFFICIGISGFWSHGTSEAFATFEDVDGDSLPDFVYKGNGHAVFAKRNKAGGVNLLTTVHRPLGGTIALDYTTEGNLVGRADLPAGSPKVDEPWNKYVLSKVDVDDGRGNHYVRDFSYEPSGFFDRVEREDYGFAKVTTKLEDASTTESHYLNQDFYRRGLAAQTAMRDATGALFTSERVVYAQPSSSSPSEPLTGTFFPKEISRTSNWYEGTTSDLSNPGKSTTENRFWDDKGNLTDREVFADDGPADDVLYHVTYDPSLAQGGIFRPSQVTAKGRDGALLRDRKATYHANGALKTLTNVVIGGRDPLTNQPYTGDPAKNPTWQFTYDPYGNLQETIDPGGYTLTYAYDDVARSYRTSTLDSFGYISTSVPNYLFGTVDATNDVNQQTTLFRYDDFGRLVKVFGPNDVGANEPTIAFSYSLQGAGSPLPAYATTAHKDVRHPGDPIVTATFADGLERTIQTKKELEKDTGAGTALGMSVSGLIQFDVRGRAEKQGQPIFDTGAPGTFVLAPMKNPTSFTYDVMDRTRSMQMPDGALTTTTYGIEPFEGIARFTTTVRDPNVNAGGGLPGAAQKSFSDVRGLVLALQESNRLTAGGPRTTLVTRYAYNPIEELAQVTDAKGNVTKAGYDTVGRMVSLTSPDAGRTDWMYDRSGNLGAKETPRLRSIQKAIRYTYDFNRLRKVDYGASTPSVTYAYGDASQAGDAAHNLAGRIALETSEAGTKAYKYDRLGNVSEERWILNPLRSTEDEKYDRTMSWSYDSFGRLLAMQFPGEEIETVTYGYDRGGHVTSATGVTPSSGPSGGETVTPYLTFVGYDEFEQRTRLTSGNGITTKYVYEPRTRRLTEINADYRDPYLVFHDLPARPMQKLRYTYDPAGNITQIRNDAPFDTDRARTVAVGTVAENFAYDDLYQLKNANGIHQEDEPWRTTFGLGFTYDAAGNILQKAQRADHESFFAGEWTKDYPIDEVTYKADYTYAGPRAHAPTVIVDTLEGAESTKKRFLEYDLDGNQIESRYGLTRRTLTWDEEDRLKAVNEGTTKLSKALYDGSGERAMSLQWVEEETAHFGQNLTLRDGKVPTKHIFAGGTRIASKTGEGPEWVNPSTTVYLHDDHLGSAHYITSNEQEIVTHEEYFPTGELWVDERDPTTEIGPRYLFTGKELDAETGLYYFGARYYDSRLSQWNSPDPAMRSYMQNDRGAGMRMPRNLGTYTYAWNRPTLLRDPTGRSVAPRAYDAFTVFARATSNALIPAATAAVLGFLAGGPAGALAGFAGGLGWQTAGVLGVSTTIGLGALGAIHGYRLAQAKSYHSAQGFAAFLLDNTWAVHNSLVGSIYATALLGNPIAQNASEGSGGLYLQHQLVPPYDTTFGNVTAGTKVSRHEAIHAWQARVFGPTFYPIYGASYALNTAVPWWLIPKALGAWSNKPIDSAKHYFTHGVYPFVPFEMMSYAFEGSPP